Proteins co-encoded in one Conger conger chromosome 4, fConCon1.1, whole genome shotgun sequence genomic window:
- the trdmt1 gene encoding tRNA (cytosine(38)-C(5))-methyltransferase has product MEQLRVLELYSGIGGMHYALKESRVAAEVTAAIDVNTTANEVYRHNFPETPLWAKTIEGLTLDHFNRLDFDMILMSPPCQPFTRIGLQGDVSDPRTKSFLYILDILPRLAKRPRFLLLENVKGFETSSARDALVKTLKDCGYSYQEFLLSPTCLGIPNSRLRYFLIARALPGSFSFLTTTEILEAFPDSADPAPDPAPDPAPSRAPGHARGLSSSDEAGEGRVLYKMETARDLERKRGQDADESVRRIQEYLEEEEEEEEEEGGVGRGMGQYLLPQKTLLRYTLLMDIVRPTCRRSVCFTKGYGHYVEGTGSVLQSCTDAKVETAFADLDTLTDEQKLQQLSRLRLRYFSPREIANLMGFPSDFSFPEKTTLKQRYRVLGNSLNVHVVGRLIALMVG; this is encoded by the exons ATGGAACAACTTCGCGTCTTAGAACTGTACAGTGGTATTGGTGGGATGCATTATGCGTTGAAAG AGAGCCGCGTTGCAGCCGAGGTGACGGCCGCCATCGATGTCAACACCACGGCCAACGAGGTCTATCGCCACAACTTCCCCGAAACGCCCCTCTGGGCCAAGACCATCGAG GGTCTGACCCTTGACCATTTCAACAGGCTCGACTTTGACATGATTCTCATGAGCCCTCCGTGCCAACCCTTCACCAG AATTGGATTGCAAGGTGATGTGTCTGATCCCAGAACAAAAAGCTTTCTGTATATCCTCGACATCCTGCCGAG attgGCCAAGAGGCCTCGGTTCCTGCTTCTGGAGAACGTGAAGGGCTTCGAGACCTCCTCCGCCAG GGATGCTCTGGTAAAGACCCTGAAGGATTGTGGGTACAGCTACCAGGAGTTCCTCCTCTCCCCGACATGT CTTGGGATTCCGAACTCCAGGCTGCGCTACTTCCTGATCGCTAGGGCGTTGCCGGGGTCCTTCTCCTTCCTGACAACAACAGAG ATCCTGGAGGCGTTCCCTGATTCCGCAGACCCCGCCCCGGACCCCGCCCCTGACCCCGCCCCCAGCCGCGCCCCCGGCCACGCCCGGGGCCTGAGCAGCAGTGACGAGGCAGGGGAGGGGCGTGTCCTGTACAAGATGGAGACCGCGCGGGAcctggagaggaagaggggtcAGGACGCAGACGAGTCCGTCCGGAGGATccaggagtacctggaggaagaggaggaggaggaggaagaggagggtggggtCGGGCGGGGCATGGGGCAGTACCTCCTGCCCCAGAAGACCCTCCTCCGCTACACGCTGCTCATGGACATCGTTCGGCCCACCTGCCGGAGGTCCGTCTGTTTCACCAAGGG ATATGGTCACTATGTGGAAGGAACCGGCTCTGTTCTGCAGTCCTGTACGGATGCCAAG GTGGAGACGGCATTCGCGGACCTGGACACGCTGACGGACGAGCAGAAGCTCCAGCAGCTCTCCCGGCTGCGGCTGCGCTACTTCAGCCCCCGCGAGATCGCCAACCTGATGGGCTTCCCCTCAGACTTCA gctTTCCGGAGAAGACCACATTGAAGCAGCGCTATCGCGTCCTGGGGAACAGCCTGAATGTCCACGTGGTGGGCCGGCTCATCGCGCTGATGGTGGGGTGA